A single window of Phaenicophaeus curvirostris isolate KB17595 chromosome 24, BPBGC_Pcur_1.0, whole genome shotgun sequence DNA harbors:
- the PIK3C2B gene encoding phosphatidylinositol 4-phosphate 3-kinase C2 domain-containing subunit beta → MSGTHGNGEHWKTLGISRKELALAEALQMEYDALSRLRQDKEENRTKQREDQPLISWDDPAERNGCDGIKAARGLSGSDPTLNHDVPGAPEGPPVPGHPSNPSPDPQPWLKGPLAGDYLYIFEGSGGDFLREPLNGTSPHNDGGGSSPKKLSLPPLPPRHPLWSSPEGSQRSGKGSPPSSKRPQPRDINMFSAAHERAHGKLLSRRISEEDPYGIADYGGINDAITCLNLKSTYESEVLREAARGWKEGRSIFEKESSGKPVARSKTMPPQVPPRTYVSRFGNHKNLAPNKNHRISIDPVAPRPHSLANGYELFEVSEERDEEVAAFCHMLDVLRSGYSTKDYSLTGLVWSAVNLSPEQLGHGVSLKVTVVCDSLREPLTFTCDCSSTVDLLIYQALCYTHDELHTINVEDFVLKICGLEEFLQNKHALGSHEYIQHCRKFDIDIRLQLMKRKGVRGDLARTVNDDQSPSTLNHYIHLQERPIKQTISRQALSLLFDTFHNEVDGFLVAEGDFPLKAERVIQSVMAICNALAAVESQEITAALNQMPPCPSRMQPKIQKDPNVLAKRENRERIVESLTAAILNLVELYCSTFNADFQTAVHGNREHGVAQEARLLSCPLSFTVYATHRIPITWAASYEDFYLSCSLSHGGKELCSPLLTRKAHVYKYLFHLIIWDQQICFPIQVNRLPRETLLSVTLFAVPVPPPGGSSDANKQRRVPEALGWVTTPLFNFRQVLTCGRKLLGLWPATQDNSRARSSAPNFNQPDSVILQIDFPTSAFEVKFTSPPAAEFSPRYEFSSLGEEDQHKLREAMQKKSLYWLMDADRKRLWEKRYYCHAAPGALPMLLASAPSWEWACLPDIYALLSQWTSMSHQDALGLLHATFPDQEVRRTAVKWIDSISDTELLDYLPQLVQALKYECYLDSPLVRFLMKRAICDLKITHYFFWLLKDGLKDSQFSIRYQYLLAALLCCCGKGLREEFDRQCLLVNTLAKLAQQVRDAAPSARQGILREGLEDVKQFFKTNGSCRLPLSPSLLVKGVVPRDCSYFNSNAVPLKLSFQNVDPLGENIRVIFKCGDDLRQDMLTLQMIRIMNKIWVQEGLDMRMVIFRCFSTGRGRGMVEMIPNAETLRKIQVEHGVTGSFKDRPLADWLQKHNPEEDEYEKAVENFIYSCAGCCVATYVLGICDRHNDNIMLKTTGHMFHIDFGRFLGHAQMFGNIKRDRAPFVFTSDMAYVINGGDKPSSRFHDFVDLCCQAYNLIRKHTHLFLNLLGLMLSCGIPELSDLEDLKYVYDALRPQDSDADATTYFTRLIESSLGSVATKLNFFIHNLAQMKFTGSDTRPTLSFAPRTHTIKTSGRIRDVFLCRHERVFNPNKGYTYVVKVQRESPGDVTFVQRTFEEFQELHNKLRLLFPSSLLPSFPSRFVIGRSRGEAVAERRKEELNGYIWHLIHAAPEVAECDLIYTFFHPLPRDEKAAGTNPAPKAADATWARPLGKVGGEVKLSISYKNNKLFIMVMHIRGLPPLQDGNDPDPYVKTYLLPDPQKTTKRKTKVARKTCNPTYNEMLVYDGIPRGDLQQRELRLSVLSEEGFWENILLGEVGIRLRDLDLAQEKMGWFALGSRGHATL, encoded by the exons ATGTCCGGCACGCACGGCAATGGGGAGCACTGGAAGACCTTGGGCATCAGCCGGAAAGAGCTGGCGCTGGCGGAGGCGCTGCAGATGGAGTACGACGCGCTGTCCCGCCTGCGGCAGGACAAGGAAGAGAACCGTACCAAGCAGCGAGAAGACCAGCCCCTCATCTCCTGGGATGACCCAGCCGAGAGGAACGGCTGTGACGGCATCAAAGCAGCACGTGGCCTCTCGGGATCCGACCCCACGCTCAACCACGACGTACCGGGGGCACCCGAGGGTCCCCCTGTGCCCGGACACCCCTCCAACCCCAGCCCAgacccccagccctggctgAAGGGCCCCCTGGCTGGAGACTACTTGTACATCTTTGAGGGGTCGGGAGGGGACTTCCTCAGGGAGCCACTCAACGGCACCTCACCCCACAACGACGGCGGGGGCAGCTCCCCCAAaaagctctccctgccccctctgcccccccggCACCCCCTCTGGAGCTCCCCCGAGGGGAGCCAGCGCTCAGGGAAGGGTTCTCCGCCGTCTTCCAAAAGACCCCAGCCCAGGGACATCAACATGTTCTCAGCAGCCCACGAGCGGGCTCACGGCAAGCTGCTCAGCCGCCGCATCTCCGAGGAGGACCCTTACGGCATCGCCGACTACGGTGGCATCAACGACGCCATCACCTGCCTCAACCTGAAGTCCACCTACGAGTCGGAGGTGCTGCGGGAAGCTGCTCGCGGCTGGAAGGAGGGCAGGAGCATCTTCGAGAAGGAATCGAGTGGCAAGCCGGTGGCACGGAGCAAGACCATGCCCCCGCAGGTCCCCCCGCGGACATACGTCTCCCGCTTCGGCAACCACAAGAATCTGGCACCGAACAAGAACCACAGGATCTCCATCGATCCG GTTGCCCCCCGGCCGCACTCCTTAGCCAACGGCTACGAACTCTTCGAAGTCTCCGAGGAGCGGGATGAGGAGGTGGCTGCTTTCTGCCACATGCTGGATGT GCTGCGGTCTGGCTACAGCACCAAGGATTATTCCCTCACCGGTTTGGTGTGGAGCGCCGTCAACCTCAGCCCCGAGCAGCTGGGTCACGGCGTCAGCCTGAAGGTGACAGTGGTGTGTGACAGCCTGCGGGAGCCCCTCACCTTCACCTGCGACT GCTCCTCCACCGTGGACCTGCTCATCTACCAGGCGCTGTGCTACACACACGACGAGCTGCACACCATCAACGTCGAGGACTTTGTGCTCAAGATCTGCGGCTTGGAGGAGTTCCTGCAGAA CAAGCACGCGCTGGGCAGCCACGAGTACATCCAGCACTGCAGGAAATTCGACATCGATATCCGCCTGCAGCTGATGAAGAGGAAGGGCGTGCGCGGTGACCTGGCCAGGACG GTGAATGATGACCAGAGCCCCTCCACCCTCAACCACTACATCCACCTGCAGGAGAGACCCATCAAGCAGACCATCAGCAG GCAGGCGCTGAGTCTCCTTTTCGACACGTTCCACAACGAGGTGGATGGTTTCCTGGTAGCCGAG GGAGATTTCCCACTGAAGGCGGAGCGGGTGATCCAGTCGGTCATGGCCATCTGCAACGCCCTGGCTGCCGTGGAATCCCAGGAGATCACAGCAGCCCTCAACCAGATGCCCCCCTGCCCTTCTCGCATGCAACCCAAGATCCAGAAG GATCCAAATGTTCTGGCCAAGAGGGAAAATCGAG AGCGGATCGTGGAGAGCCTGACGGCCGCCATCCTCAACCTGGTTGAGCTCTACTGCAGCACCTTCAACGCCGACTTCCAGACGGCCGTGCACGGGAACCGGGAGCACGGCGTGGCGCAGGAGGCTCGCCTGCTCTCCTGCCCGCTCTCCTTCACCGTCTACGCCACCCACCGCATCCCCATCACCTGGGCGGCCAG CTATGAAGATTTCTACCTCTCCTGCTCCCTCAGCCACGGCGGCAAGGAGCTGTGCAGCCCCCTGCTCACCAGGAAAGCCCACGTCTACAAATACCTCTTCCACCTCATCATATGGGACCAGCA GATCTGCTTCCCCATCCAGGTGAACCGGCTGCCACGGGAGACTCTGCTCAGCGTCACGCTCTTCGCTGTTCCTGTCCCACCCCCGGGAGGCTCCTCCGACGCCAACAAGCAGCGGCGAGTCCCTGAGGCTCTGGGCTGGGTGACCACCCCGCTCTTCAACTTCAGGCA ggtCCTGACCTGTGGGAGAAAGCTCCTGGGCTTGTGGCCGGCAACTCAGGACAACTCCAGAGCCAGATCGAGTGCCCCCAACTTCAACCAGCCTGACAGCGTCATCCTGCAG atCGACTTCCCCACCTCCGCCTTCGAGGTAAAGTTCACCAGCCCACCAGCCGCCGAGTTCAGCCCCAGGTACGAGTTCAGCAGCCTGGGGGAGGAGGATCAGCACAAGCTGCGGGAGGCGATGCAGAAAAAGTCACTCTACTG GCTGATGGATGCTGACCGCAAGCGGCTGTGGGAGAAGCGCTACTACTGCCACGCGGCTCCCGGTGCGCTGCCCATGCTGCTGGCCAGTGCGCCCAGCTGGGAGTGGGCCTGCCTGCCCGACATCTACGCCCTGCTCAGCCAGTGGACCTCCATGAGCCACCAGGACGCCCTGGGGCTCCTGCACGCCAC GTTCCCGGACCAGGAAGTGAGGAGGACGGCCGTGAAGTGGATCGATTCCATCTCTGATACTGAGCTGCTGGACTACCTGCCCCAGCTGGTCCAG GCCCTCAAGTACGAGTGCTACCTGGACAGCCCTCTGGTGCGATTCCTCATGAAGCGAGCAATCTGTGACCTGAAGATCACCCACTACTTCTTCTG GCTGCTGAAGGATGGCCTCAAGGATTCCCAGTTCAGCATCCGTTACCAGtacctgctggccgcgctgctctgctgctgcggGAAGGGGCTGCGAGAGGAGTTTGACCGCCAATGTCTTCTTGTCAACACCCTGGCCAAGCTGGCCCAGCAAGTGCGAGATGCCGCCCCGTCCGCGcgccag GGCATCCTCCGCGAGGGACTGGAGGACGTCAAGCAGTTCTTCAAAACAAACGGGTCGTGCCGGCTGCCGCTCAGCCCCAGCCTGCTGGTGAAGGGCGTCGTGCCGCGG GACTGCTCCTATTTCAACTCCAATGCTGTCCCCCTGAAGCTTTCCTTCCAGAATGTTGATCCCCTTGGGGAAAACATCCGAGTCATCTTCAAG TGCGGCGATGACCTGCGGCAGGACATGCTGACGCTGCAGATGATCCGCATCATGAACAAGATCTgggtgcaggaggggctggaCATGCGCATGGTCATCTTCCGTTGCTTCTCCACCGGCCGTGGACGAG GCATGGTGGAGATGATCCCCAATGCCGAGACCCTACGCAAAATCCAGGTGGAGCACGGCGTGACGGGCTCCTTCAAAGACCGGCCCCTGGCAGActggctgcagaagcacaacccCGAGGAGGATGAGTACGAGAAG GCTGTGGAAAACTTCATCTACTCTTGCGCTGGCTGCTGTGTGGCCACCTACGTGCTGGGGATCTGTGACCGGCACAACGATAACATCATGCTCAAGACCACCGGCCACATGTTCCACATCGACTTTGGCAGGTTCCTGGGCCACGCACAGATGTTTGGCAACATCAAGAG AGACCGGGCGCCGTTCGTCTTCACTTCAGACATGGCGTATGTCATCAACGGTGGGGACAAGCCCTCCAGCCGCTTCCACGACTTCGTTGACCTGTGCTGCCAGGCCTACAACCTGATCCGCAAGCACACCCACCtcttcctcaacctgctggggctg ATGCTGTCCTGTGGCATCCCCGAGCTCTCCGACCTTGAGGACCTCAAGTATGTCTACGATGCCCTGAGGCCGCAGGACTCTGATGCCGATGCCACCACCTACTTCACCAG ATTGATCGAGTCCAGCCTGGGCAGCGTGGCCACCAAGCTCAACTTCTTCATCCACAACCTGGCGCAGATGAAGTTCACGGGTTCCGACACCCGCCCGACCCTCTCCTTCGCCCCCCGCACACACACCATCAAGACATCCGGCCGGATCCGTGACGTCTTCCTTTGCCGCCATGAGAGGGTCTTCAACCCCAACAAGGGCTAC ACCTACGTGGTGAAGGTGCAGCGGGAGAGCCCAGGTGACGTGACCTTTGTGCAGCGCACCTTCGAGGAGTTCCAGGAGCTGCACAACAAGCTGcgcctcctcttcccttcttcacTGCTGCCCAG cttccccAGCAGGTTCGTCATCGGGCGGTCGCGGGGTGAAGCGGTGGCCGAGCGACGCAAGGAGGAGTTGAACGGCTACATCTGGCACCTCATCCACGCGGCCCCCGAGGTGGCAGAG TGTGACCTCATCTACACCTTTttccaccctctgccacgggACGAGAAGGCAGCTGGCACCAACCCAGCCCCGAAGGCGGCAG ATGCCACGTGGGCTCGGCCCTTGGGGAAGGTCGGTGGGGAGGTGAAGCTCTCCATCTCCTACAAGAACAACAAGCTCTTCATCATGGTGATGCACATCCGAGGGCTG ccaccacTGCAGGATGGCAATGACCCAGACCCCTACGTCAAGACCTACCTGCTCCCCGACCCCCAAAAAACCACTAAGAGGAAAACCAAAGTGGCTCGAAAAACTTGCAACCCCACCTACAATGAGATG CTGGTCTACGACGGGATCCCCCGGGGGGACCTGCAGCAGCGGGAGCTGCGCCTGAGCGTGCTGAGCGA